From a single Fusobacterium pseudoperiodonticum genomic region:
- the rpsC gene encoding 30S ribosomal protein S3, which yields MGQKVDPRGLRLGITRAWDSNWYADKKEYVKYFHEDVQIKEFIKKNYFHTGISKVRIERTSPSQVVVHIHTGKAGLIIGRKGAEIDALRAKLEKLTGKKVTVKVQEIKDLNGDAVLVAESIAAQIEKRIAYKKAMTQAISRSMKSPEVKGIKVMISGRLNGAEIARSEWAVEGKVPLHTLRADIDYAVATAHTTYGALGIKVWIFHGEVLPSKKEGGEA from the coding sequence GTGGGACAAAAAGTAGACCCTAGAGGACTAAGACTTGGAATTACAAGAGCTTGGGATTCTAATTGGTATGCAGATAAAAAAGAGTATGTAAAATACTTCCATGAAGATGTGCAAATAAAAGAATTTATAAAGAAAAACTACTTCCATACAGGGATTTCTAAGGTAAGAATCGAAAGAACATCTCCTTCACAAGTAGTTGTACATATACATACTGGAAAAGCAGGATTAATAATTGGAAGAAAAGGTGCTGAAATAGATGCACTTAGAGCAAAACTTGAAAAATTGACAGGTAAAAAAGTAACTGTTAAAGTACAAGAAATAAAAGACTTAAATGGAGATGCTGTATTAGTTGCAGAATCGATAGCTGCTCAAATCGAAAAGAGAATAGCTTACAAAAAAGCTATGACTCAAGCTATATCAAGATCTATGAAATCTCCAGAAGTTAAAGGTATAAAAGTAATGATTTCAGGAAGATTAAATGGTGCTGAAATTGCTAGATCTGAATGGGCAGTTGAAGGAAAAGTTCCTTTACATACATTAAGAGCAGACATAGATTATGCAGTAGCAACAGCTCACACAACTTACGGAGCTTTAGGAATTAAAGTATGGATATTCCATGGTGAAGTTCTTCCTAGTAAGAAAGAAGGAGGGGAAGCTTAA
- the rplV gene encoding 50S ribosomal protein L22 encodes MEAKAITRFVRLSPRKARLVADLVRGKSALEALDILEFTNKKAARIIKKTLMSAVANATNNFKMDEEKLVVSTIMINQGPVLKRVMPRAMGRADIIRKPTAHITVAVSEK; translated from the coding sequence GTGGAAGCTAAAGCAATAACTAGATTCGTAAGACTATCTCCTAGAAAAGCTAGATTAGTAGCTGACTTAGTGAGAGGTAAATCAGCACTAGAAGCATTAGATATTCTAGAATTTACAAATAAAAAAGCTGCTAGAATTATAAAGAAAACTTTGATGTCAGCAGTAGCAAATGCAACAAATAACTTCAAAATGGATGAAGAAAAATTAGTAGTGTCAACTATAATGATAAATCAAGGACCAGTTTTAAAAAGAGTTATGCCTAGAGCAATGGGAAGAGCTGATATAATCAGAAAACCAACTGCTCATATAACAGTGGCAGTATCTGAAAAATAA
- the rpsS gene encoding 30S ribosomal protein S19: MARSLKKGPFCDHHLMAKVEEAVASNNNKAVIKTWSRRSTIFPNFIGLTFGVYNGKKHIPVHVTEQMVGHKLGEFAPTRTYHGHGVDKKKK, translated from the coding sequence ATGGCAAGATCATTAAAAAAAGGACCTTTTTGTGACCATCACTTAATGGCTAAAGTTGAAGAAGCAGTTGCTTCTAACAACAACAAAGCTGTTATCAAAACTTGGTCAAGAAGATCTACAATATTCCCAAATTTTATAGGATTAACTTTTGGAGTATATAACGGAAAAAAACATATACCAGTTCACGTAACTGAACAAATGGTAGGACATAAATTAGGAGAATTTGCACCAACTAGAACATATCACGGACATGGTGTAGATAAGAAGAAAAAATAA
- the rplB gene encoding 50S ribosomal protein L2: MAIRKMKPITNGTRHMSRIVNDELDKVRPEKSLTVPLKSAYGRDNYGHRTCRDRQKGHKRLYRIIDFKRNKLDVPARVATIEYDPNRSANIALLFYFDGEKRYILAPKGLKKGDIVSAGSKADIKPGNALKLKDMPVGVQIHNIELQKGKGGQLVRSAGTAARLVAKEGTYCHVELPSGELRLIHGECMATVGEVGNSEHNLVSIGKAGRARHMGKRPHVRGAVMNPVDHPHGGGEGKNSVGRKSPLTPWGKPALGIKTRGRKTSDKFIVRRRNEK, translated from the coding sequence ATGGCTATTAGAAAAATGAAACCAATTACTAATGGTACTAGACATATGTCTAGAATAGTAAATGATGAATTAGATAAAGTAAGACCTGAAAAATCTTTAACTGTACCTCTAAAATCAGCGTATGGTAGAGATAATTATGGTCACAGAACTTGTAGAGACAGACAAAAAGGACACAAAAGATTATACAGAATTATAGATTTCAAAAGAAATAAATTAGATGTTCCTGCAAGAGTTGCAACAATAGAATATGATCCTAACAGATCAGCAAATATCGCTTTATTATTCTATTTTGATGGAGAAAAAAGATATATACTAGCTCCTAAAGGGCTTAAAAAAGGAGATATAGTTTCTGCTGGAAGCAAAGCTGATATCAAACCTGGAAATGCACTTAAATTAAAAGATATGCCAGTTGGGGTTCAAATTCACAATATCGAACTTCAAAAAGGTAAAGGTGGACAATTAGTAAGATCTGCTGGAACTGCTGCAAGACTTGTAGCTAAAGAAGGAACTTACTGCCACGTTGAATTACCTTCAGGAGAATTAAGATTAATACATGGTGAATGTATGGCAACTGTTGGAGAAGTTGGAAATTCAGAACACAACTTAGTAAGTATCGGTAAAGCTGGAAGAGCTAGACACATGGGAAAAAGACCTCACGTAAGAGGAGCTGTAATGAACCCAGTAGATCACCCACATGGTGGAGGAGAAGGAAAGAACTCAGTTGGAAGAAAATCACCTTTAACACCTTGGGGAAAACCAGCACTTGGTATTAAAACAAGAGGAAGAAAGACTTCTGACAAATTTATCGTAAGAAGAAGAAACGAAAAATAA
- the rplW gene encoding 50S ribosomal protein L23 encodes MNVYDIIKKPVVTEKTELLRKEYNKYTFEVHPKANKIEIKKAIETIFNVKVEDVATINKKPITKRHGMRLYKTQAKKKAIVKLAKENTITYFKEV; translated from the coding sequence ATGAATGTTTATGATATAATCAAAAAGCCTGTTGTTACAGAAAAAACAGAACTTTTAAGAAAAGAATACAATAAGTATACTTTTGAAGTACATCCAAAAGCTAATAAAATAGAAATAAAAAAAGCTATAGAAACTATATTCAATGTAAAAGTTGAAGATGTAGCTACAATAAACAAAAAACCAATTACTAAGAGACATGGTATGAGACTTTATAAGACTCAAGCTAAGAAAAAAGCAATTGTTAAATTAGCTAAAGAAAACACAATAACTTACTTCAAAGAAGTATAA
- the rplD gene encoding 50S ribosomal protein L4, whose translation MAVLNVYNLEGNQIDTLEVKDTVFGIEPNKVVLHEVLTAELAAARQGTASTKTRAMVRGGGRKPFKQKGTGRARQGSIRAPHMVGGGVTFGPHPRSYEKKVNKKVRNLALRSALSAKVAAGNVLVLDYEGIDTPKTKVIVNLVNKVDAKQKQLFVVGDLIKDYNLYLSARNLENAVILQPNEIGVYWLLKQEKVILTKEALAVVEEVLG comes from the coding sequence ATGGCAGTTTTAAACGTATATAACTTAGAAGGGAATCAAATTGATACTCTTGAAGTTAAAGACACTGTGTTTGGGATTGAACCTAATAAAGTAGTTCTTCATGAAGTACTTACTGCTGAATTAGCAGCTGCTAGACAAGGTACAGCTTCTACTAAGACTAGAGCAATGGTTAGAGGTGGAGGAAGAAAACCTTTCAAACAAAAAGGTACTGGTAGAGCAAGACAAGGTTCAATAAGAGCACCTCATATGGTAGGTGGAGGAGTTACATTTGGTCCTCATCCAAGATCATATGAAAAGAAAGTTAATAAAAAAGTTAGAAATCTAGCATTAAGATCAGCATTATCTGCAAAGGTAGCAGCTGGAAATGTATTAGTGTTAGACTATGAAGGAATAGACACACCTAAAACAAAAGTGATAGTAAATCTAGTAAATAAAGTTGATGCAAAACAAAAACAACTATTTGTAGTAGGAGATTTAATAAAAGATTACAATTTATACTTGTCAGCAAGAAACTTAGAAAACGCAGTAATTTTACAACCAAATGAAATTGGTGTTTACTGGTTACTAAAACAAGAAAAAGTAATTCTTACTAAAGAAGCATTAGCTGTTGTAGAGGAGGTACTAGGATAA
- the rplC gene encoding 50S ribosomal protein L3, whose amino-acid sequence MSGILGKKIGMTQIFEDGKFVPVTVVEAGPNFVLQKKTEEKDGYVALQLGFDEKKEKNTTKPLMGIFNKAGVKPQRFVRELAVESVEGYELGQEIKVDVLAEVGYVDITGTSKGKGTSGVMKRHGFGGNRASHGVSRNHRLGGSIGMSSWPGKVLKGKRMAGQHGNATVTVQNLKVVKVDVEHNLLLIKGAVPGAKNSYLVIKPAVKKVIG is encoded by the coding sequence ATGTCTGGAATTTTAGGAAAGAAAATTGGAATGACTCAAATTTTTGAAGATGGAAAATTCGTTCCAGTAACAGTTGTAGAAGCTGGTCCTAACTTTGTTCTTCAAAAGAAAACTGAAGAAAAAGATGGATATGTAGCACTACAATTAGGATTTGATGAAAAGAAAGAAAAAAATACTACAAAACCTTTAATGGGAATATTCAACAAAGCTGGGGTTAAACCTCAAAGATTCGTTAGAGAATTAGCTGTTGAATCAGTTGAAGGATATGAATTAGGACAAGAAATCAAAGTTGATGTTCTAGCAGAAGTTGGATATGTAGATATCACAGGAACTTCAAAAGGTAAAGGAACATCAGGTGTTATGAAAAGACACGGATTTGGTGGAAATAGAGCTTCACACGGGGTTTCAAGAAACCACAGACTTGGTGGATCAATAGGGATGTCAAGTTGGCCTGGTAAAGTTCTAAAAGGAAAAAGAATGGCAGGACAACATGGAAACGCAACAGTAACAGTTCAAAACTTAAAAGTAGTTAAAGTTGATGTTGAACACAACTTACTTTTAATAAAAGGAGCAGTTCCTGGAGCTAAAAACAGTTATTTAGTAATTAAACCAGCTGTGAAGAAAGTAATAGGATAG
- the rpsJ gene encoding 30S ribosomal protein S10 — protein MASNKLRIYLKAYDYTLLDESAKRIAEAAKKSGATVAGPMPLPTKIRKYTVLRSVHINKDSREQFEMRVHRRMIELVNSTDKAISSLTSVHLPAGVGIEIKQV, from the coding sequence ATGGCTTCTAACAAATTAAGAATCTATTTAAAAGCATACGATTATACTTTACTTGATGAATCAGCAAAAAGAATAGCTGAGGCTGCAAAGAAAAGTGGAGCTACTGTAGCAGGGCCTATGCCTTTACCTACAAAAATCAGAAAGTATACAGTTTTAAGATCAGTGCATATTAATAAAGATTCAAGAGAGCAATTCGAAATGAGAGTGCACAGAAGAATGATAGAATTAGTAAATTCTACAGATAAGGCTATTAGTTCGTTAACATCAGTTCACTTACCAGCTGGTGTAGGAATAGAAATTAAACAAGTTTAA
- a CDS encoding ABC transporter ATP-binding protein, with amino-acid sequence MEEILSIKNLNKTFESGFKLKDINFDIKEGEVVSLIGESGSGKTSISKIIVGLLKAEGQVQINGKVQMIFQSPYSSLNPKYKIRDIIAEGVIYQKILKKEENLDEYLLSILNEVGLDKEVLNKYPHELSGGMRQRVGIARAVAVKPNLIIADEILTALDALTQIQILELFQKLKENKKISYLFISHDINVVKKISDRLLIIKDGEIIESGAKEKIFSKPEKEYTKKLIEISGIEI; translated from the coding sequence ATGGAAGAAATATTATCAATAAAAAATTTGAATAAAACTTTTGAAAGTGGTTTTAAATTAAAAGATATTAATTTTGATATAAAAGAGGGAGAAGTTGTTAGTCTTATAGGAGAATCAGGTAGTGGAAAAACAAGTATATCTAAAATAATAGTTGGTCTATTAAAGGCTGAGGGACAGGTTCAAATCAATGGAAAAGTACAGATGATTTTTCAAAGTCCATATAGCAGCTTGAATCCAAAATACAAGATAAGAGATATAATTGCTGAAGGAGTAATTTATCAAAAAATTCTAAAAAAGGAAGAAAATTTAGATGAATATTTACTTAGTATATTAAATGAAGTGGGCTTAGATAAAGAAGTGTTAAATAAATACCCACATGAATTATCTGGTGGAATGAGACAGAGAGTGGGAATAGCTAGAGCAGTGGCAGTAAAACCAAATCTAATAATAGCAGATGAAATCTTAACAGCACTTGATGCTTTAACACAAATTCAAATACTGGAACTTTTTCAAAAATTAAAAGAGAATAAAAAAATATCCTACCTATTCATAAGTCATGATATAAATGTAGTGAAAAAAATTTCTGATAGACTTTTAATTATAAAAGATGGAGAAATAATTGAAAGTGGAGCTAAAGAAAAAATCTTTTCTAAACCTGAGAAAGAGTACACAAAAAAGTTAATAGAGATATCAGGAATAGAAATTTAA
- a CDS encoding dipeptide/oligopeptide/nickel ABC transporter ATP-binding protein: protein MKNILEFKNFSVSLKNDKKILNNIDIQIKEKEILGIVGESGSGKTTLLNSIISFLDMKKFIVTGDFFLFENIEMYKISEKERKELCYKNISMILQDSINSLNPYEKIEKQLLETYLFHSKEKVRDDFALKKIKELLSDVGFEDIDRILKTYPNELSGGMRQRIAIVLVLCTDAKIVLADEPTTSLDIVNQFKFIELLKKISEEKGLTLIYVSHDIKVLSKICERIIVLKDGNIIEENSTVQILKEPKNDYTKLLIKAATAD from the coding sequence GTGAAAAATATTTTAGAATTTAAAAATTTCTCAGTATCTTTAAAAAATGATAAAAAAATATTGAATAATATAGATATTCAGATAAAAGAAAAAGAAATTTTAGGTATAGTTGGTGAATCAGGTTCAGGAAAAACTACGCTTTTAAATTCTATAATTTCTTTTTTAGATATGAAAAAATTTATAGTTACTGGAGATTTCTTTCTTTTTGAAAATATAGAAATGTATAAGATATCAGAAAAAGAAAGAAAAGAACTTTGCTATAAAAATATCTCAATGATACTTCAAGATTCAATAAATTCCTTAAATCCTTATGAAAAGATAGAGAAACAACTTCTTGAAACTTACTTATTTCATTCTAAGGAAAAAGTAAGAGATGATTTTGCACTTAAAAAAATAAAAGAACTACTTTCAGATGTAGGTTTTGAAGATATAGATAGAATTTTAAAAACTTATCCTAATGAATTATCAGGAGGAATGAGACAGAGAATAGCAATAGTTTTAGTACTATGTACAGATGCAAAAATAGTTTTAGCTGATGAACCTACAACTTCATTAGATATTGTAAATCAATTTAAATTCATAGAGTTACTTAAAAAAATCAGTGAAGAAAAAGGATTGACTCTTATATATGTAAGCCATGATATTAAAGTATTATCAAAAATTTGTGAAAGAATAATAGTTTTAAAAGATGGAAATATCATAGAAGAAAATAGTACAGTACAAATTTTAAAAGAACCCAAAAATGATTATACAAAATTATTAATTAAGGCTGCAACTGCTGATTAA
- a CDS encoding ABC transporter permease — MTKKLIFINIFLVILLLIFSSRLNADINLNSVFLGFSKQHFFGTDDLGRDVFSLVIIGGFRTLEVVAIATSLSFFVGTFLGMITGYFEKTIGAIIKSMVDFLMVVPTLIVALIITSIFGITPITAGVSIGVFGIGNYMNQSEALTKIEKNKDYILASQLLGVPWYVVLFRRIFVNILPRLLVNLGNTASGVILLYSALTFIGLGSDYTKPDWGAMLYQYRIYLVKRPSLIIIPTLCILWVSLSFNLIFDKREN; from the coding sequence ATGACGAAGAAACTAATATTTATTAATATATTTTTAGTAATTTTACTATTAATTTTTTCCTCAAGATTAAATGCAGATATAAATTTAAATTCAGTATTTTTAGGTTTTTCAAAGCAACATTTCTTTGGAACAGATGATTTAGGAAGAGATGTATTTTCTTTAGTAATTATTGGAGGCTTTAGAACTCTAGAAGTTGTTGCTATTGCGACAAGTCTTTCTTTTTTTGTTGGAACTTTCTTAGGTATGATAACAGGATATTTTGAAAAAACTATAGGAGCTATTATAAAATCGATGGTTGATTTCTTAATGGTTGTGCCAACTTTAATAGTTGCTTTAATAATAACTTCAATTTTTGGCATTACTCCTATTACTGCAGGAGTTTCAATTGGAGTATTTGGAATAGGAAACTATATGAATCAATCAGAAGCTTTGACAAAAATTGAAAAAAATAAAGACTATATATTGGCGTCACAACTATTAGGAGTTCCCTGGTATGTTGTTCTATTTAGAAGAATCTTTGTAAATATATTACCTAGATTACTTGTAAATTTAGGAAATACTGCAAGTGGAGTTATACTACTATATTCAGCTTTAACCTTTATAGGTTTGGGTTCAGACTATACAAAGCCTGATTGGGGAGCAATGCTATATCAATATAGAATATATTTAGTGAAAAGACCTTCTTTAATTATAATTCCAACTTTGTGTATTTTGTGGGTATCATTATCTTTTAATCTAATTTTTGACAAGAGGGAGAATTAA
- a CDS encoding ABC transporter permease, producing the protein MKYVLRWLGIIFILSVITFLIVRFIPVSPVDMLLQHYNLPLTEENRQLLTSYYKLDQSLFQQYIAWIKDFLKGNWGISFITKLPVKQEMLRRLPYSLIIGLGSLFISIMLSFFLGYLAALKEKGFFDRLTRVISILTLSVPSFIIAIIIIYYFGVKTQLIKFFIGGKFYGVLFSIMILVLYQVGNLSRIVRDTFVEMKEETFVKFYLIRGFNINYVLLRHCYKPVLYSLLSASISKFSSVIGGSAVVEFSFTIPGISYFLISSIVNRDYNVIQAYIFLICIYMFFVHLIFDFVLSFLKEKGNK; encoded by the coding sequence ATGAAATATGTTTTAAGATGGTTAGGGATTATATTTATTTTAAGTGTAATAACATTTTTAATAGTAAGGTTTATTCCTGTTAGTCCTGTGGATATGTTATTACAACATTATAATCTTCCATTGACAGAAGAAAATAGACAGTTATTAACTTCATATTATAAACTAGACCAAAGTCTTTTTCAGCAATATATAGCTTGGATAAAAGATTTTTTAAAAGGGAATTGGGGAATATCTTTTATAACAAAATTACCTGTTAAGCAAGAAATGTTAAGAAGATTACCCTATTCTTTAATTATAGGATTAGGTTCTTTATTTATATCAATTATGCTTTCATTTTTTCTTGGATATTTAGCTGCTTTAAAAGAAAAAGGATTTTTTGATAGATTAACAAGGGTAATATCAATTCTAACACTGAGTGTACCTTCTTTTATTATAGCAATTATAATTATCTATTATTTTGGAGTAAAAACACAGCTAATAAAGTTTTTTATAGGTGGAAAGTTTTATGGAGTATTATTTTCTATAATGATATTAGTACTATATCAGGTTGGTAATTTAAGTAGAATAGTTAGAGATACATTTGTTGAGATGAAAGAAGAAACTTTTGTAAAATTCTATTTAATAAGAGGTTTCAATATAAATTATGTTTTATTGAGACATTGCTATAAGCCTGTACTTTATTCTTTACTTTCAGCGAGTATTTCAAAGTTTTCATCAGTTATAGGTGGGAGTGCTGTTGTAGAATTCAGTTTTACAATTCCAGGAATAAGTTACTTTTTAATAAGTAGTATAGTAAATAGAGACTATAATGTAATTCAGGCTTATATATTTTTAATTTGTATTTATATGTTTTTTGTCCATTTAATATTTGATTTTGTATTAAGTTTTTTAAAAGAAAAGGGGAATAAATGA